From the genome of Thermodesulfovibrionales bacterium:
ACAGGAGGCCCTTGCTTACAAAAAGAGCGGACCTTACGGACAGGCAATAATCATCGGTCCACTTCTTACATCCATGGTTAGAGTCGATCAAAATGGGATCAAAGAATTTCCCCATTATATAAATGGACCTTTAGTATCTCAGGAAGATACCGCAAGACAGAATAATATTAAATATTACTATCTTGACCAGATTCCGAAAATGCTAAAGGAAAAATTATTTATACAAGAGGAGTAAAAATGGAGATAGTTATTGATGTAAACACACTCTACAAAAATACCTCTTCAGAAGATACGGCCAAAATTTCTCAACTTAAAGACTACCTCCAGAAAGCCCTGGAGCTTGCCGGTGAAGGAAATGACGTAATCCTCACAGGTGCAGGTCCCATATGGCTTTATCTTAAGATAGCCCATGCCCTTCATGGTAGGGCAAGGAAGTTAATATACCGGAGTCCTGTCACAGGGGATGTGGTGATCTTCGACCATACACCTTAGCAACATGCAGATACCCTATCAGAAATTCACCTTTACACTTGAAGCCATAGAAGAGCTCAACCTGCCTTACTACAAGGGCTCTACCTTCAGAGGTGGATTTGGTAATGTCTTCAGACATCTTGTCTGCATCCTTAAGAGGCAGGACTGCACAGATTGTATGCTTAAGGCGAGATGCATCTATGCCTATGTATTTGAAACACCTTCCACTGAAGGTGCTGAAATAATGAACATGCACAGGTATGAAAGAGTACCCCATCCATTTGTGTTAGAGCCGCCTGAAGGCAATTCAGGACTCAAAACCCGAAGCCCAGAAAATATACCACCTGGAAGCCGCATTGACTTTAAATTAATCCTGATCGGCAGGGCTACAGACTATCTACCCTACTTTATTTATACCTTTGTTGAGCTCGGCAATACTGGCATAGGAAGAGGACGGGGTAAGTACAGACTTCTAGAAGTAAAAAATGGTCAGCACACTGTATATTCAGCTCAAAGTAAGACCATCTTCCAGACAGAAAAGGATAAAATAGAAATCCCTGAAGAATTCAAGCCCTCAGGAAAGAGCACAAACCTTTCTTTAGAATTCATAACACCTCTCAGAATGAAATATAATAGAGACCTTGTTGTAAAACCCGAGTTTCACATCCTAATAAGAAACATCCTCAGGCGACTGAGCCTGATTTATTATTTTCACTGCGGTAATCAGAAACCTCAGTTAGACTACAGGGCCATAATTAAGTATGCTGAAGAAGTAACCATAAAAAGTTCTGAACTCAGATGGTTTGACTGGGAAAGATATTCCTCCAGGCAGGATAGCCGCATGAAACTCGGAGGCCTTGTAGGCAGCATAACCTATGAAGGAGATATAGAGCCATTCCTTCCATTTATTAAAGCAGGTGAAATACTCCATGCTGGCAAAAACACGAGCTTTGGCCTCGGTAAGTACAGGTTGAAAACAGCTTATTAAAAATATTTCAGAAATATTTCTTTTCTGTGCATTGCCCTTTCTCATCCATTAAACTAAAATCATGAAGCGAGACCTCTACATAATTGCCTATGACATTACAGATGAACAAAGGCTTAACAGAGTAAGATATTTTCTTAAAGCCTACAGCACAGGCGGACAGAAGTCTGTATATGAATGTTTTCTTACAGAAGGTGAATTGAGATTTGTAATAAGCAATCTTAAAAGAATGATATTTGAATCATCAGACAGAGTCCATATCTTCAGACTTGATGGTAGGAGCAGAACTCACACACTTGGAATAGCGGTTCAACCCAGAGACCCCAGTTATTTTTATATAGGATAAAGAGAGGGCATCAGAGTAGAAAAATAATTTTCTTTAAATAAATGCTTGTGCTCTGGCTCTGGTGAAGATTTATGGGTACACTTTATATAGACAGAAAAGACATCCACATCAAACTTGATGGCAATGCTCTTGCCTTCTACTTTAATGGTAGAAAGGAAGGGATTGTTCCCATAGCACCCCTTAAGAGAGTAATAATTGTGGGGAACAAGGTTGTTGACACAGCAGTCTTCAGAAAACTGGCAGATGAGAAGATAAGTGTACTCTTTCTTTCTGGCAGAAGCATGAGATTCTGCGGAATACTTCACGGACGGCTCCACAACAACGGACTACTTAGGCTTAAACAGTATGAAAAGGCAATTAACAGAGATTTCTGTCTTCATACAGCAAAAGCCATTATTGAACGTAAGGTTAAAACTCAGATAGATTTTTTGAAAAATTTAATTACAGAAGAATCAAGAAGCATAGAATTCATTCCAGCAATAGATAGCCTCGAAAAGGTCATGAAGTCCATCAGTGAAGCACCTTCTATTGATTCTCTAAGAGGCTTTGAGGGAGGTGCTCAGGCAGTATATTTTTCAGCCTACTGCAAGCTCTTTCACCAATCACTTAACTTTAAAGGTAGAAACAGAAGACCACCCCTTGACCCTGTAAATGCTATGCTTTCTCTTGTTTATACCATGCTCCATTATGAAGCAGTAAGGGAAATAGAGATAACAGGCTTTGACCCCACAATAGGTTTCTATCATCACTTTGAATATGGAAGGGAATCCCTTGCATGCGACATAATTGAAATCTTCCGACCACTTGCCGATAAATTTGTATATGAGATTTTTAAAAATAAATATTTTACAGCAGAAGATTTTTCACATGAAGAAAGGCAGGCAGGCTGTTACTTAAAAAAGGATAGCAGAAAAAAGTTTTATCCAGCCTATGAAGAGTGGGCCTCAACCATCAGACCTCAATTAACCGAAGAGGTAAGAGTCCTTGCAAGGAGCATTTTGGATGGAAAGGAGCCTTTATATTAATGACAACCTTAAGGGCCTTACAGTGCTCAGGGATGGACCATCTGTCTGGATCAAAGACAGGTTCACGGCAGGTAGGCGCATTCCTGCAAGGTTAATTTCAAGAGTAGTGATTATAGGAAATGTAAGAATTGATGCTCAAGCAATTACACTCTTTGCCGAAAACAATATACCTGTTATATTCATGCAGAGAAACGGACAGGAGGTGGCAGTTACAATACCCTATAACCATAAACTTGCCGCTCATTACGAGGAACAGAAGATCTTACTACAATCAGATAAGAACATAGAAAAATACACAAACTGGGCAAAGACAAAACGCATGACAATACAGCTCAAGGTACTTAACAGGCTTTTTAAAAACCGTGCATTCAGATTTTACAACGAAATCGGAGAGGGCAATTATCAATTGATAATCAACAGGCTCAAACCATCAGAGGAAAAATGGAATGTTCTTAATGAGATTATTACAAACATCCTGAGGGGTTTAATTATAGAGAGGCTCATAAAGGCAGACCTTGATCCCCAT
Proteins encoded in this window:
- a CDS encoding CRISPR-associated protein Csx3; the encoded protein is MEIVIDVNTLYKNTSSEDTAKISQLKDYLQKALELAGEGNDVILTGAGPIWLYLKIAHALHGRARKLIYRSPVTGDVVIFDHTP
- the cas6 gene encoding CRISPR system precrRNA processing endoribonuclease RAMP protein Cas6 — its product is MQIPYQKFTFTLEAIEELNLPYYKGSTFRGGFGNVFRHLVCILKRQDCTDCMLKARCIYAYVFETPSTEGAEIMNMHRYERVPHPFVLEPPEGNSGLKTRSPENIPPGSRIDFKLILIGRATDYLPYFIYTFVELGNTGIGRGRGKYRLLEVKNGQHTVYSAQSKTIFQTEKDKIEIPEEFKPSGKSTNLSLEFITPLRMKYNRDLVVKPEFHILIRNILRRLSLIYYFHCGNQKPQLDYRAIIKYAEEVTIKSSELRWFDWERYSSRQDSRMKLGGLVGSITYEGDIEPFLPFIKAGEILHAGKNTSFGLGKYRLKTAY
- the cas2 gene encoding CRISPR-associated endonuclease Cas2, whose protein sequence is MKRDLYIIAYDITDEQRLNRVRYFLKAYSTGGQKSVYECFLTEGELRFVISNLKRMIFESSDRVHIFRLDGRSRTHTLGIAVQPRDPSYFYIG
- the cas1 gene encoding CRISPR-associated endonuclease Cas1 yields the protein MGTLYIDRKDIHIKLDGNALAFYFNGRKEGIVPIAPLKRVIIVGNKVVDTAVFRKLADEKISVLFLSGRSMRFCGILHGRLHNNGLLRLKQYEKAINRDFCLHTAKAIIERKVKTQIDFLKNLITEESRSIEFIPAIDSLEKVMKSISEAPSIDSLRGFEGGAQAVYFSAYCKLFHQSLNFKGRNRRPPLDPVNAMLSLVYTMLHYEAVREIEITGFDPTIGFYHHFEYGRESLACDIIEIFRPLADKFVYEIFKNKYFTAEDFSHEERQAGCYLKKDSRKKFYPAYEEWASTIRPQLTEEVRVLARSILDGKEPLY
- a CDS encoding CRISPR-associated endonuclease Cas1 translates to MERSLYINDNLKGLTVLRDGPSVWIKDRFTAGRRIPARLISRVVIIGNVRIDAQAITLFAENNIPVIFMQRNGQEVAVTIPYNHKLAAHYEEQKILLQSDKNIEKYTNWAKTKRMTIQLKVLNRLFKNRAFRFYNEIGEGNYQLIINRLKPSEEKWNVLNEIITNILRGLIIERLIKADLDPHTGVIHRRHNFGLALDICYIMGAEIDIQALQFFRSGTENFLVKKSSGWEVNSQGMQNILHRFENRRDVLTRTVEEIIDEIFELIRELRT